The Rhodococcus sp. X156 genome window below encodes:
- the pyk gene encoding pyruvate kinase translates to MSRRAKIVCTLGPATDSQELVHELVECGMDVARLNFSHGSHGDHERTYGYVRAASDRSGRAVGILADLQGPKIRLGRFVNGKELWANGEEVRITVEDVPGTHDRVSTTYSELAKDARAGDRLLVDDGNVGLVVTAVEGNDVVCRVTEGGTVSNNKGLSLPGVNVSVPALSEKDIADLEFAIDLGVDVIALSFVRSPADIDLVHQVMDRKGRGRLPVIAKLEKPEAIDNLEAIVLAFDGVMVARGDLGVELPLEQVPLVQKRAIQVARENAKPVIVATQMLESMISNSRPTRAEASDVANAVLDGADAVMLSGETSVGAHVMATVRTMSRIVEAVEAESTAVPPLNHVPRTKRGVLSYASRDIGERLNATALVAFTQSGDTVRRLARLHTPLPLLAFTPQQEVRSQLAMTWGTETFIVPKVSTTDEMVDLVDKAMLEMDRYQRGDVVVVVAGSPPNTVGSTNLILVHRLGEEDHG, encoded by the coding sequence GTGAGTCGTCGAGCGAAGATCGTGTGCACCCTGGGCCCTGCGACAGACAGCCAGGAGCTGGTCCATGAGCTTGTCGAGTGCGGCATGGACGTGGCCCGGCTCAACTTCAGCCACGGCTCCCACGGCGACCACGAGCGGACCTACGGCTACGTGCGGGCGGCGTCGGACCGCAGCGGCCGCGCCGTGGGAATCCTGGCGGACCTGCAGGGACCGAAGATCCGGTTGGGCCGGTTCGTCAACGGCAAGGAGCTGTGGGCCAACGGCGAAGAGGTCCGCATCACCGTCGAGGACGTCCCCGGCACCCACGACCGGGTCTCCACCACCTACTCCGAGCTGGCCAAGGACGCCCGCGCCGGTGACCGGCTGCTCGTCGACGACGGCAACGTCGGGCTCGTGGTCACCGCGGTCGAGGGCAACGACGTGGTCTGTCGGGTGACCGAGGGTGGCACCGTCAGCAACAACAAGGGCCTCTCGCTGCCCGGGGTGAACGTGTCGGTGCCGGCGCTGTCGGAGAAGGACATCGCCGACCTGGAGTTCGCCATCGACCTGGGCGTGGACGTGATCGCGCTGTCCTTCGTGCGCTCGCCCGCCGACATCGACCTGGTGCACCAGGTGATGGACCGCAAGGGCCGCGGCCGGCTGCCGGTGATCGCCAAGCTGGAGAAGCCCGAGGCCATCGACAACCTGGAGGCCATCGTGCTGGCCTTCGACGGCGTGATGGTGGCCCGCGGCGACCTGGGGGTGGAGCTCCCGCTGGAGCAGGTGCCGCTGGTGCAGAAGCGCGCCATCCAGGTGGCCAGGGAGAACGCCAAGCCGGTGATCGTGGCCACCCAGATGCTCGAGTCGATGATCAGCAACTCCCGGCCCACCCGCGCCGAGGCCTCCGACGTCGCCAACGCCGTGCTGGACGGCGCCGACGCGGTGATGCTCTCCGGCGAGACGTCGGTGGGTGCCCACGTGATGGCCACCGTGCGCACCATGAGCCGCATCGTGGAGGCGGTGGAGGCGGAGTCCACCGCGGTCCCGCCGCTGAACCACGTGCCCCGCACCAAGCGCGGCGTGCTCTCCTACGCCTCCCGCGACATCGGCGAGCGGCTCAACGCCACCGCCCTGGTGGCCTTCACCCAGTCCGGCGACACCGTGCGCCGGCTGGCCCGGCTGCACACGCCGCTGCCGCTGCTGGCGTTCACGCCGCAGCAGGAGGTGCGCAGCCAGCTGGCCATGACGTGGGGCACCGAGACGTTCATCGTCCCCAAGGTCAGCACCACCGACGAGATGGTCGACCTGGTCGACAAGGCGATGCTGGAGATGGACCGCTACCAGCGCGGTGACGTGGTGGTCGTGGTGGCCGGGTCCCCGCCCAACACGGTGGGCTCCACCAACCTGATCCTGGTGCACCGCCTCGGCGAGGAGGACCACGGATGA
- the tesB gene encoding acyl-CoA thioesterase II, protein MTGVVAQPELDELVQLLDLERIEENIYRGVSPTTAPTRVFGGQVAGQALVAAGRTVSSERQVHSLHAYFIRGGDPRVPIVYEVDRVRDGRSFATRRVTAIQHGNPIFALSASFQEAQEGVEHTTPMPDVPAPEELPSLPERLTGYEDLFGPRATLRRPIDIRYVNDPPWVRRATGARSTRSQVWMRADGVLPAQPLLHVCVLAYASDMTLLDSMMSGHGLAYGIDKVLLASLDHAMWFHRPVQADEWVLYDTESPTASGGRGLATGRFYSRGGELLATVVQEGLLRVSNR, encoded by the coding sequence ATGACCGGGGTGGTCGCCCAACCTGAGCTCGACGAGCTGGTGCAGCTGCTCGACCTGGAGCGCATCGAGGAGAACATCTACCGCGGGGTGAGCCCCACGACGGCGCCCACCCGCGTCTTCGGTGGCCAGGTGGCCGGCCAGGCACTGGTCGCGGCCGGGCGCACCGTCTCCAGCGAGCGCCAGGTGCACTCCCTGCACGCCTACTTCATTCGCGGCGGCGACCCCCGCGTGCCCATCGTCTACGAGGTGGACCGGGTGCGCGACGGACGCTCCTTCGCCACCCGCCGGGTCACCGCGATCCAGCACGGCAACCCCATCTTCGCGCTCTCGGCGTCGTTCCAGGAGGCCCAGGAGGGCGTGGAGCACACCACGCCCATGCCCGACGTCCCCGCACCGGAGGAGCTGCCCTCCCTGCCGGAGCGCCTCACCGGGTACGAGGACCTGTTCGGCCCCCGTGCCACGCTGCGCCGGCCCATCGACATCCGCTACGTCAACGACCCGCCGTGGGTGCGCCGCGCCACCGGCGCTCGCTCCACCCGCAGCCAGGTGTGGATGCGCGCCGACGGGGTGCTGCCGGCCCAGCCGCTGCTGCACGTCTGCGTGCTGGCCTACGCCTCGGACATGACGCTGCTGGACTCGATGATGTCCGGCCACGGCCTGGCCTACGGCATCGACAAGGTGCTGCTGGCCAGCCTGGACCACGCCATGTGGTTCCACCGTCCGGTCCAGGCCGACGAGTGGGTGCTCTACGACACCGAGTCGCCCACCGCCTCCGGCGGCCGCGGCCTGGCCACGGGTCGGTTCTACTCCCGCGGCGGCGAGCTGTTGGCCACCGTGGTCCAGGAGGGCCTGCTCCGCGTCTCGAACCGGTAG